The following is a genomic window from Phaseolus vulgaris cultivar G19833 chromosome 6, P. vulgaris v2.0, whole genome shotgun sequence.
AATTCCACAAACATATCTGTAAGTTATAGTCCACAATAAAGAGGGAGAGAACGTCCTCATTTGGGATATAGCCCAAATATAAACTCACTGAAAGCACACCAAAATGACAACCTCAGAAAATTAAAACGGCAATTAGTACTTATTTTCTCCATAAGCATTCATGAAGCAGTGGTTACCATTCCCTCCCACCATAAAAAACATACAATTTTCCCTGTTCATCTAAGGCTCTGAATCGTGTCTATTTACAGTTGCAATCACTTCAAAGCTTCAGGGGGGAAATCAAACAAACCGGCACGATACTCAACAGTTATTAATCCTAATAAATAAACAGTAATAGAAATTCATTTGAAACAAAAACAGATATCCAGAGTCCCCAACCAGGGAGTCTCTCCAGATCTAACAATCCCAAAAAATTACATATCCACACCAAAACAATCATGCACCACCGTCATCCCATTCTgcacaaaaacaacaacaacaaaataacCCCTAATAGCTCACAAACATATttcacaacaacaaaaaactATTTCATCAAGGTGATAAGTTgagagaagaaaacaaaaagatgCCCACAAAGAAAAGGTTacaacaattcaaatttaaaggCCAGAGACGTAAACTTTCGCAGGAAATTATAAAAGAGACTCACGGAGATCTTCCGGGGTCGAGAACTGGCGGCGACCGGTGGGCTTGCTTTTGTATTTTCCTCTTCCCATCTTATCGTTCAATTGCACCCACGCTACGCTACAATTTTCGAATCAAATTCTTCTTCCTTCTGCTATATTATGAGATTAAAGTttgacaacaacaacaacaaaaagaagATGCACTCTCTTCCCCTTTATTCCAAATTCCAAAAACCCTAGTTAAACTCCACATAAATTATGGAAGATATTATACatatcaatatatatttatatcaatatattatacatataatatataatataagacacaaatttcactattgactttttattttttattttttgtcctCGTGCCTTATTTTTAGGGTCCGTAATCTTTTTTTGAGAAAATATAGGAGTTGACCCAATGATAGTATTGGGCTAAATCCAATGGGCCATTTGGGCCCAACCGCTACAGCACCGTGATCTTCAACCTAAACCTAAATtcccttttctctctctttccgCCCTCTATCAGCGAATTGAATCCAACAAGCGTCGAAGCTCaagaattgaattgaatttctTTAGCTCCAGTAAGTGCACAAAGTTTTCTCTTTAAATTGGTTTAAATTTCAGTTTTTtgtttaattgtaattttacaTGAAACGGGGGAAATTTTCTGACTTTTTATACCTCTGTTTTTTTACCCGTTATTGTCTATTTTACACTCATGTGTGctcaaatttcaaaatgaatttCAATAATCTGGCCTTTGCATATAAAATGTTTGATGAAATGTGTTTGCTGGTAGAGAGGTTGCAAAttggaagaagatgaaaaagggAGTTCATCCACAGAAGCAATGGATATCTTATGTTACACAAACGGGTAGGTTGATGCATGTGATGATGACAAAGATACACCCTGTTGGGAAAGTCTACCACTTCCGTGCTAAGCGTCAAATGGCTGAGAGTTTAGGACAGATTGCTAAGTTCAGACGCCGCTTTGGTCTAGAAAATCAAGCGGCCAATGAAAAATGACATTTCAGTGAGCAAAAGGAACTTTGGCTTTTTATTTCATGCTAGTTGGAGGAGAATAACAGGGAAATAGGTGATATACTCTCAAGCAGGTTTTTTTGTAGCATTCAACATGTCTAGTTAAACTGCAGAAATGTCTCCTTCTTTAGTTCATATTAAGTGATATTTTAAGAAGTTGATATTTGAATGTGGGTTTATTAATGCAAATTCAATCTGGGGATCTTGTTGGCTCTTTTGGATATTACTGAAAGAGAAATTTATTGCTGGGAACTAGGTTACCTCGACGTTTATGTTGAAGGATCAAATTGCTAGTTTGAATTGAACAACGGTATCTACTGATTGTTTAGTTCATTAGTATAAATCATCTCTGAAACAACCATCAGCAGTGTGCCTCTTTAAATTTGTTCATACTTTTTAGTTTGTGATTTGCTCTCTATTATCTGCATTATTTTTGTTAACAAGTTTTAGAGAATTTCAAGAACATTATCATGCTACAACGCCTTTAATCTTGCATGTTTTAGTTAGACACTAACATTCCATAATTGACAATGGAGGAAAATATAAATTGTCATTTATATAGTAGGATAAGTTTCCTGCAGCAGAATATGATTTAGGTCTAGTATCAAGTCAAATTCAAATTCAGCTTATGCACCAAAATAATATATCATCAACAATTTTTATTCTCTCGTGATACTTGAAGCTATTTTATCTTTACCTAGCCACTTCAAATACTTCTGTTTGTTTCTGAACCAATATTTGAGTAGACTGTGCATTATCCTCATGTTTTTCCCGTTCTGTAAAGAAAATTAGCATGTCAAGAACATTTATAGCAATTTAGTAATTAAGGTAGCAATAATCAGTGAGGAAAATAGAAGGAGAACAAACCAAATATGATATAGTAAACTGCGAAAATTAGAGTTATCTGTTACAGTCTCTACCTGCAATGATACAGGTGTAACATCATCTACACGATTCtttgaaataaaagtttttgCTTTGCTTTGGTTTCAAACCTTATATTCATAAGCTGCTATGACAGTTACTTGCTTTTTTAGAGGTGAATTAAGATTAAAATCTCTACCAGAAGTGACCATATCTCGTAAGTACTCTCATTTTCATctgatgaaaaattaaaatctcaGGAGCACAAAATTCCCCATTGAACGAGCATAGTAGTTTTCATGGATTCTTTTTGGTGAAATTTAACTGATTCAAGGGCTGTCGAATTTTGACAAAGTTCCTCTTTCGTCTGGGTACATAAAGAGTTTTAGTTTTGCCATGACTGGATAATAGTAGGAAATAATGGAAGTTATTTtcagatattatttttttaaaatattaatttataaacaagTGAAAACAAAACTTTGTAGATAGTAATTaactataaattattaaataattgacCATAAATATTATTCctgaaaaagataaataataacattttataaaaaaattctaactaTCATATAAGTATAGACACCGAACACGACTGCAACGGATCGTGCGCCATTCCTCCATGAGAAAATTCAGACATGATGTTTGTGGACATCTTTATTCAATATGGcatttttaacattattttattcttctCTTAAAAGTTGTATAGTTTTAAGTCTATAAATAATACACTTGATAACaccttatttttgtttaaaatttctccaaaattattattttcaaatccTGTTTAGAATCTCAACTTTGTTgacataatattaattattacattaagtattatctatataaaatttgaaagtttCATCACAGTTTTATTACGGtaggaaaaaatatatatatttaaactacCATATTATCTAACGTATCAAAACAGTGACAACAGGAGATTGTTCCtttattatcaaatttataGTTATCCTTTCAAAGTTCAAgcaattagtttttatttactTAGTTGATTGTTGATTAAGCTTCGCTTCGAGATTTTTAACATATTCTCGAAACTACGTCTAGTTTCTTATTCTCTACTATATCGACAATATATGACCGACATGTACATATAACCTGAAGACCGATATTTTATATGTTTCGAGATCAAACTTGCTTTCATTAGTAATACATTTAAATGGAATTAATATTACTTATTGTGAAACaattaaattttcataaatttacattcaatagaaaaaataagaacaaatgtatttaaataaaaatacaacttcaatattttaaaggaatctataaatatttacataatattAATAGAATGGTTGATTTAGTAGTTAAAAGTATACTAGGTTTCAATTTAGTTCTAAAACtcataaatcaaaataaaaatcgtaaaaataacttttataatCCGCATTCTTCCTTCATTTCAAGTAAGTGATTACATGTTATTCTTAAAATGCAATTCAGTCCACGTTTATTAccattaaaatacaatttagtATATACATAACATTTATAGTCTAAATAGAACAAGATATACACTTTCAAAGCATTCAATCTATAATATTCCCATTCATCCCTCGATAACTACAATCGATTATAACACTGTCCAATGTAACAGTTCATCCTTTCTTTTTCTAGTGCCTGAATTTTCACATTGGGAAATATAACAATGTTCCGATCAGTAAGCCTACCAAGCTAAGATTACAATTACACTAAGAAAAGGATCACCGGAATGGCCGGGCTAGAGCAAAATATGCATCTGGATTTGTTGACATTAATAACTCTACCACGATAACCTTTTCTGGGAAGGACACCTTGAGACCTGGTTCAATGATACCTGCTTGGGAAAATCCAGGAAAACGGTTAGCAGCTTCAATAGCAGGTTACGCTAAAACATAAAGTATGAAGAGCGATTAATGTCTACCTGGGGAAAGCTTTTTTCCTCTATACAGCTCCTTTGCTAAAGGATTAGCAGCCCAATGATTGACAGCCACCCGGCTCAAAGGTTGAAAACCAACTATCTTCCCCTCGCTTGAGAAAACCACCTAAATTTCAAACAATTGCATGGGAAGAAACATCAACAAATGCAGTATAGTATTAAGGGTCTCTAGACAAAATTGCAAATATACAGACTACATTGAACAATACAAACCAAACATGACACATTACACatgaaattaaattctaatCTTTAGTCATGCCTTTGCAACTAAAAAGCATGCAAGCCAAAGGTGAatcttattaattataatattcagAAATTCTGGAGTACCTGGTAACTAGCAATGTCCTGTATGGGCACTTTAGCATCTGCGTTTATGTTCTCTGAAGAAGTAGAAAGAGTATCGGCATCTTCAACTCTCAAGTAAGCTGGCAATTCTCCAATCCAGACACCAAAATCATCTTCCACCTTAATTTCATCCGACCAGCCAAAAGTGTTTTTTACCTTAGTAATAGCTAACACGCAATACTCTCCCAACTATCCATGAAAAAGATCCAAAAAAGGGATTCTTAGAAAGAAGTTCAAACAGTACCAATATGCTAGGAGAAACTCAGAAAAAACCTACTAAAAATTACCTATAACCTTTGTACTAAAGATTCAGTGTTGCAATATTGGAAAGTAAACAGTTTCCAATATAACAAAAGGGGACAAAGCCAGTGGAAAAATGCAAACGGATTTTCAATATTATAACTTATAAAGATCAATCCATTTCCAATGACAAGTCTTTTTCCGTACTGTGTTTTCATTGTGTCAAACATGGCATTCAGGCTATAAGACTGGCCATCACtataattacataaaatataaaataataaaagaaaaaaaacgaTAGATTGCACACCTTTGTTGCATCCAAAAAGTCGTGCATGGAAACCTTGACATGGGATGATGGGAGAGATCTATGTTCTACTGATTGCTTTCTTTCCTTGCATAACCAAGGCAAACAAAATTGACCAAGAGCACTAATTGCTACAAGAAATATGCCACTTGCAAGGGTAACTGACAACAATTTAGGAAAAGAATTCCCctacagaaaaataaataaataaaaaacaattaaataatgtAGTCTGTTTGACAATCATTTATAAAACCGATTAGTAAGCAGAAAATATAACTAACGAAAAGAATTCAATGTGAACTATGTGTTTTATGAGTACAAGAAAACTATATCTTCGGCATTTATATCAGCATCAGCAACTGGTTAAGTTTCAACGCAGTTCTTCCTGTaaagaaaatatgatatttCCCTCTTTTGGTCCTCAAAAATGGAAGCCActaaataaagttatttttctaaaaatttacaGGAATTGGAAAACAGTATATTCTCACATTTGGAACATTCTGCATGATATTGAACAAGAATGTTATTGGAAGACTAAATATATAGAAAGACATTTTCATGTAGTTTCGCTTTCCTCTCCAACAATTTGATACCCTTTTCTGGACCCTTTGGCAAGTGTGGCAGCCACAACACCAGTACAGTTTCCATAGATTTTATAATAACACAAAAGACCAAGTCTTGTAAATGCTAAATTTGTGATTTGAAGAAGATAAAAGGTACGATAGATTACTCTTTTATTGGGCACATGGGCAAACTTAGCAGCCTCACCACAGGACAATTGCTTATCAGGTAGCGAATAAGGATCAACATAATAGATATCAAGTGTTTCAGCCAACTGAACCTGCAATATTGATCAACTTACAACTGAATGACATCTATACATGATATTAATGACAGTTACCACAAACTTAAAGTCACACAAGTACAACCCTTTCTATAGTGTAGATGTATATGCAACAAgtatttctaaataaacagTGTGCAATAAATAAGTATTTAGAAACAGAAACCACACTCAAACTTACCAAACAAAACAGAAATTGGCACATGTAATGGGCCCTATCTATTTAGAAATTTCTCTTCAATTGTCCATGCCTCCAATGAGAAATCcctttatataatttaaaagtctGAACAAGGATCACCTAATTGTCCATGTTcctcttttttatatatatcaaCTTGTGCATCTTAAGGAATCAAATGTTGTCAGTTGTCAAGAGACTAAGGGGTTCTCGGTTTGCCTTCCCTtcactcttctttttcaaaaaaaaaaatcgataTTTAATGTTAACCATTTGCaactttttgtttgtttgtttgcctATTACTTTTCTTTTCCCAACAAATTGTTGCAACtagctttaaaaaaataataatttaaagagAAAATTCAGATGAAGTTATATTTGGggtttaatgttttgatgtgACATATTTTAAGAACTCGCTTTGAACCCTTATGGTCCAATTGTAGCCAACGGCCAGGTTTGAAGTGGTTAAGGCATACTACCCTTTGTCTATCTAACAACTCAGGTGAGAAGCGAGGAGGCTGCCCACCATTCAAACAAGAATATTGAGCCAAAACAATCTTATTTTCCTGTCATTTGAATAAAACTGAAGACAAGAATAAAGCCCACAAACTATTCTTAAGTATTTTGAGACACAGGTCccaacatttaaaaataaaagttaacactaaaaataaggaaaagaaaaaataccaTTTGAGAGTGGGTCAAAAGAACTTCCCACCTATTATTCCCTGCAGACTTCTTCCAGCCTTCAATTTTGGCATCTCCCATTATCTTGGTGTCAATTTCTAACCGATATGCAGGTACATACTCACTTGCCCAAGCACTGAAATCAGAACCACCAATTTTCTCTAACTTTTCATAACATGATGGGTTCCACCAATGCCCCGACTTAATTTTCACAGTCTTGAAGCCATCCTTCATTAAATTATAGTTATCCAATAGACTCCTAGCATTTTCAACTATCTCGTCTTCAAATAATTTGGATAAAATAACAGCTGAGTCTTTTGATTGTACACTTTCAGGCTTTCGAAACCAGTGAAAGAAGCCACTTTTATTACCACCTAGTGTTTTATCAAGAAATTGTGATTGAGTGCTTTGAAGTGCAGACATGCAGATCGCTTCCGCAATCACAGAGATAAGATAGTCACAAGACGAGCTGAGAGAAAAAGATGCAGGAACCTGCTCATATGAAATGCATAAAAGAACTCAACGCATCAGTATCAGGTCCACCTGCAGGACAGACATTATAATATGACATTACAATTTACAAAAGTAACGAAGATACCAAAACTCACAAAATATTCCAAATAAACGACAAGTTACAAACCTCCCTtggtgtttcaagatcctccatcTTGCGTTCCTCTCCTGGCTGAAAGACGTTCAGGTCATAGCTCCAAATCTGCTGCAAAACTACTTGCCGAAAGGTCATAGCAAGTATATTCTTAGACCCAGAGCCAGAAAATACATCTCTAGGAATAGACTTCCTGAGCTTAGCAGCTctttctttgactttcctagcAGGTAAGAACTGTCAAAACAACAAGCTTTGAAATTCAATCCTCAAATTTCATCGCCACAAGATCCCAACAAAGATAACATACATGATTCACACCAAAACATTTCAATAAACGAAATTACAAACATATCCCGCAATTGCAGCTTAACACATATAAGCACCTAAAAAATGTCCACATCACAGCTTCCTGGTTACAACATACaccacttttatttttttgcttAAAGAAAGGTATCTCAATGGCCAGAAGCCAAGAGACTAATTTCCCAAGAGGTAGAAGAGATCACTGAATAGAGTTCTACTATATCTCCCAACAAAATTTTTGCTATCAGAGTCGGCATGCGTAAGAAGCCTCTAGTGAATCTACCAACTGTGCTTTTTACCTTGGTGATATAACAACATACACGAGGTTTCATCCCTAATGCACTCGTAGCTCgatatatacaaaattataatcTAGTTTGGATAATTTTTCCATAAATACTtgtagaagaagaaaataaaaatgtaaatgagTGTTTGAACAAATTTCTCCAAAAGCACTTCTAAgagaaaaatgtaaaagaaaaatgaaatgaaccTCTCCATAACTAAAATTAGCCTATGCAATAGTTAATTTGTAGAAGCCCTCACATATAACTTCTTTAAATTCTCGTTTTCAACTAAAGCATAAGCTAATTTTAACTTGTGAAAAAactcatttcatttttttcttcttatcttTCTCTCCATAAGTATTTATGGAGAAGTTTCTCTAACCAGATTCAAATCAACTTTGCACTTAACTTATATAGAAATTATCCCATCTAACTTTTCTACAAGGTGAACTACGTAAGTTGATTTTACCATAGAGAAAAACTATTGGTTTTaccttcttttattttctttttcgtAAACAACTATGACCAAGTAACAGAACCTAAGTACAAACATCACGTTGTGCCGTAACGAAAAGAGTTTCATTTTCAATTCAGTCACGCGCACCCGCAATACAGTAAATCGATTAATAAAATCTAAAAGAACATAGTAGTGTGCTTTGACAGAAACCACCGTTCGTTTCTTTCTGATAAAACatttttgaaaacatttatCACTCCCTTTCAAATTTCACGAAACGAAGCGCAGAAAATGAGAATGAACGAACCAGCCGAGTGGAGACAGTGGCGCGGTCGCCTGAAGGAGCAGGGAAGACAGTTTCGACGACCATGGCCTCCATGCCGGCGTCGATGTGGTCGGAGGCAACCTGTCCGCCGTCGGCGGCCGACGCTGTCAAAGCTTGCTGGAAATCGACGGTTCCAACGAGAGTGAGCTGAGACAAGTCGTTTTCGTAGGTTCTGACGCATGGGAGGTTCTTGCCGTCGGAGTCCGCTATGGCTTGGAGCACTTGCTGCTCCGTCACCGGAATGCTTTTGGGAGAAGAGCAGGAGAGGGCAAAGACGGAATTTCTGGAGTTGTTGAAGTGCAGAGTTGGTGAGGAATGGGTGTGGGGGAGAACAACTGAAAACAGTGAGGAAGCGGCCATTGCCATTGTCATCGCTTCAGTAACGATCGTTTCACCTTCCTTGGCTCTTATCGAGATTCAACGTAATATTACGTTATGGACTATTGGGCCCGTCTTCAAAAGTTAACCCATTGTGGCCCAAACAAAAGTTCTTCTTACAATTTGTGAGCTGTACTAATTAAATTAGgaaaattcttcctgcacccctatatttttcttcctgcatccccaCAAGATTGCGCAAAGACACAACTGTCCCTATATAAAActgtacatttattttttttgcattccGGATTATGAAATCTggtaaatttttggatttgCGCTTCcggtaaaattttggattggcGCGTCCGGTAATCTCTTGGATTGGTGCTTCTGGTAGTACATGAATGTcagtgttaatccaaaataaaaaaatgcaaaacatctataattgaaaaaatcattATGGATCTGtgaatccataattcaaaatatgcattctggattcagaatccataattgaaaaaaatcattttggatccaccaatctgtaatagaaattaggcttccagattcaacaatctaaaaatcaacaatttatgcaaactttgcttTCAAAACATCCCATCATTCAAAaagcaacatgattcacttccggattgatgaatccgtaacaCACTCCCAaattccaaattcaaataatagGGGAAGGtcagtttcaaaatttataaaattatgagatgcataaagaaaaatgtaagggtacaagaagaaactgccattaaaataaattaaattatagaatTGAGCTACATGCCTATCATTGTAAGAACAACATGGTAAATGTTTTCTCTTCCTACACACACCCCCACAATTTCTTAACACACCCCTAATATTTCAAAATGgccattttatcctttttaaagtaatttacctctctacattttttttcaaaacacgCTTTCTAAATTCATGAAATACATTTTGGAACATGTTTTCTATAATAggataatattttcaaaatgaaatatttgaaaTACATTCTTAAAAGCTTTCTGGAACAAGATTTCTATAACAATTTTTTGAGAATGTATATAATACCTTACATAAtacgttttccaaaatgaatTTCCATAACAAGTTTTCTAAAATAAGCAATTATttgctcttcttcttcctctgtaGTATTCTCCTTCTTTTCTTCTTGTGTTGTAGTTGTAATGGTGCAACAATGGTGACAGTGCTGGGATGCATTGAGGGAGAAGCTGATGGAGGGTAATTCAATCATTTCACCCAAATATGGGGGTGGAGCTTGAAAAAtaaggggtgcaagaagaaaaaatcCGTAAGAGAAGCTGTCGGATTATTGTACAATGTACTCCAAATAACTTGTCATAATGTGATAATTATATTCATTATTTACTGCATTGTTATTTTTATGTGAAAAAATATCGGAAAATTAGTGAAACAATAAAGGAGTGAAGCAAGAATAATGGATCATGGTGGTAATACATATAGCTTTCTCTAAACATAATTTGAAATATGTAAAAAATCAGAGGTTTGGAGATATGTTATAAATGTTTATtgcttattttattataaactttttctttctaaaaCTCTTTTTTAATAGAATTTTGAAGTTTGAAGTTTTTCAAATGTATTATAACTTTACGAAAATTGTTACTTGAGGTTTGAGCAAGAGAGATGTCGAGACAAATCTCTCTCGTTTGTAATAAACTCAAATGACAAAATGTTACTTAAGTATTAAGGTGTGATAATTATGCATGACATTGTTGAATATGTAAGGTCATAAAATTACATATATATTGTTCAAGTGGCAGTATGGTTGCTTAAGCATTGAGAAGGTGATGTTTTTAGTGTTTTTGAAACTTgttgaattataaaaataaataacatcgCTCAAACATTGTCATGACACTTAAGTTGTGGTCACTCAAGTGACGAGTGAGAGAGAGATCAATTATACGTTTTTTGTTGAAGATATTTACTCAAGTGACAAAATGTTGCTTACGTAAAAGAAAATACATCAATTTTCTCATTTAGAGTTTTCATCGCTCAATAAATGCTTTATATGTTTTGATATGCACGTGTGACGTGAAATATGAACATAATGaggacaataataataataataataataataatgagatGCATGCATTAATATGATATACATTTTTTTGTATTTCGTATGTGATGTTTGTATGGTGTCGTTATTATTTTATGGATATGTATGTTGGTCTTTTTATAATATTGTGACCCTTTTATAAGTGTGTAACAAGGAATGTTTGAGATAGTATCATGACCTTAAGGGTcttaatattaaaatgaaatttcatTATGGAAATTAGATATCACAACTTCACATAATTTACATcacataaatcaaaatattaagTGGTGAGAATAATAATACGATTTATGCATCATAATAACGCAGGCGCAACAAATCACCCATcgcaaaaaaaaagttaatgatgatttttctaatatgtttgtgatggATCGAATGTTATTTCCTTGTTAGATATGTttgatatgaatattttttaaatcattaaaatgTGGTTAAAGATTCGTGTATTGTTGAAAAAAActtattcaaatttaatttgtagaatatttttttaatgtatagtgtgacttttttatatatatatatatataaaatattgcagaattgttttaaaatatagttCACTTTATCCTatcatcataatttaaataaaaaatatgattttttaggTGGGAAGAAATACAcccacataaaataaaaaatttatttcctaACATCTTGTGGTGTATATGTGTATGActaatttttgaaaaagttagaatttcaataatttgtatatattgcatatatattaaatataattttacttaGTATGGGATTAGTAATTATGGTTATATTGCACTGAGATAGTGAcgattataataataaatataaaaataatcaagAACGTTAAAAAAGTGATTATTAATTATCCAtatgaataattaatatttattatatttaggACTCAATTGTCAATATATAGTACATCAATAAGATAAATATTGCTTTCATTTAATGTTTGATGTAAATCACCGTAAACATTACACAATGATAACAAGAAAGGATAACTAACTATAtgataaaagtaataaaataataatggtagaggtattgataaaaatgttactaaCAATTAAAACAATGTTGTAAATGGAAATTAATAAGCAACAATAATAACAGTAATGatgatattaattaaaataataaaaatggtaatgaaaattatatttatgataAAGAGAGATAGAGGTTTTGTGACAATGGATACATTACCTCAATgactataaataataatatttataattacaaataaaaatagtCCTGATATCATTCATAAATACGACATGATGTAGTGATAAATATtgtgagaaaaataataaaaatgataaaaatttatatatggaagtaagaaatataatataatttattaggaaaatgataataaaaataaaataaaagatattgtAATGAAATGATAacaatgtaatatatatatatatatatatatatatatatatatatataatacatcatttaaaaaatacaatactAATATGATATGACATATAACCAAGGTAaaatatattatcaataatGTAACAATTATAACAGAATAATTATTATACTATATCTTATCATATCCAACAAATACGTACTAGTATGAAATCATATACTATTACTGTAACAAATATTTAACTATAAAATATGTGTTGTACCATATCTCATCATATCTAACAAATAAGTgctcaaattaaattaaaataaaatgtgtatGATCTGTTAtgaaactttaattttaatttaacatcTTGGTATTGTTTTATCATATCCTATAATTAGAAA
Proteins encoded in this region:
- the LOC137832539 gene encoding uncharacterized protein; protein product: MKKGVHPQKQWISYVTQTGRLMHVMMTKIHPVGKVYHFRAKRQMAESLGQIAKFRRRFGLENQAANEK
- the LOC137832540 gene encoding uncharacterized protein; translated protein: MTMAMAASSLFSVVLPHTHSSPTLHFNNSRNSVFALSCSSPKSIPVTEQQVLQAIADSDGKNLPCVRTYENDLSQLTLVGTVDFQQALTASAADGGQVASDHIDAGMEAMVVETVFPAPSGDRATVSTRLFLPARKVKERAAKLRKSIPRDVFSGSGSKNILAMTFRQVVLQQIWSYDLNVFQPGEERKMEDLETPREVPASFSLSSSCDYLISVIAEAICMSALQSTQSQFLDKTLGGNKSGFFHWFRKPESVQSKDSAVILSKLFEDEIVENARSLLDNYNLMKDGFKTVKIKSGHWWNPSCYEKLEKIGGSDFSAWASEYVPAYRLEIDTKIMGDAKIEGWKKSAGNNRWEVLLTHSQMVQLAETLDIYYVDPYSLPDKQLSCGEAAKFAHVPNKRGNSFPKLLSVTLASGIFLVAISALGQFCLPWLCKERKQSVEHRSLPSSHVKVSMHDFLDATKLGEYCVLAITKVKNTFGWSDEIKVEDDFGVWIGELPAYLRVEDADTLSTSSENINADAKVPIQDIASYQVVFSSEGKIVGFQPLSRVAVNHWAANPLAKELYRGKKLSPGIIEPGLKVSFPEKVIVVELLMSTNPDAYFALARPFR